In one window of Longimicrobiaceae bacterium DNA:
- a CDS encoding DUF1343 domain-containing protein — protein MKPRQPLPIAVLLAAGLLLGGAPGCRSAQPPGEAPRDTMPPAPTAQAAAPAARQERVLTGLEVLVRDSLHLIRGKRVGFITNQSAVTSTGELGIDLLARTPGVNVVSLFSPEHGIRGNVEAGKKIDTSRDEKTGLPIYSLYGKTQRPTDEMLEGVDVLVFDIQDIGARPYTFVWTMAMAMEEAAKRNIPFIVLDRPNPITAAIDGPLMHMDVRNVTQAITGYYAVPLRHGMTSGEVARYYNQDANVGAKLHVVPAAGWRGDMWFEETGLPFVRPSPNIRSVDAELKYSGLVLAEATNLSVGRGTEAPFSYLGAPWMNAERVLQRVRDYNLPGVRLTATRITPSGPRENWIPFRDTTFSAIQIDVTDREAYEPAYTALVLLTEIKRAHPEFRITNAGFTQMIGSRWAREAFDRGEDPRTIRQRWQQEVREWLPKRNRYRLYPPGDLATR, from the coding sequence ATGAAGCCCCGCCAACCGCTCCCGATCGCCGTCCTGCTGGCCGCCGGCCTCCTGCTCGGAGGCGCTCCCGGCTGCCGCTCCGCCCAGCCCCCCGGCGAGGCTCCGCGCGACACCATGCCCCCGGCCCCCACCGCGCAGGCCGCGGCCCCGGCCGCCCGCCAGGAGCGTGTCCTCACCGGGCTGGAGGTGCTGGTGCGCGACTCGCTGCACCTGATCCGGGGGAAGCGGGTGGGCTTCATCACCAACCAGTCCGCGGTCACCTCCACGGGCGAGCTGGGGATCGACCTGCTAGCCCGCACCCCGGGGGTGAACGTGGTGTCGCTCTTCAGCCCGGAGCACGGGATCCGCGGCAACGTGGAGGCGGGGAAGAAGATCGACACCTCGCGCGACGAGAAGACGGGCCTCCCCATCTATTCGCTGTACGGGAAGACGCAGCGCCCCACGGACGAGATGCTGGAGGGAGTGGACGTGCTGGTGTTCGACATCCAGGACATCGGCGCGCGCCCGTACACCTTCGTCTGGACCATGGCGATGGCGATGGAGGAGGCCGCCAAGCGGAACATCCCCTTCATCGTCCTCGACCGGCCGAACCCGATCACCGCCGCGATCGACGGCCCGCTGATGCACATGGACGTGCGCAACGTGACGCAGGCGATCACCGGCTACTACGCGGTGCCGCTGCGGCACGGCATGACCTCCGGGGAGGTCGCCCGCTACTACAACCAGGACGCCAACGTCGGCGCGAAGCTGCACGTGGTCCCGGCGGCGGGGTGGCGCGGCGACATGTGGTTCGAGGAGACGGGGCTCCCCTTCGTGCGCCCCTCGCCCAACATCCGCTCCGTGGACGCGGAGCTGAAGTACTCCGGCCTGGTGCTGGCCGAGGCCACCAACCTTTCCGTGGGCCGCGGGACGGAGGCGCCGTTCTCGTACCTGGGCGCCCCCTGGATGAACGCGGAGCGGGTGCTGCAGCGGGTGCGCGACTACAACCTCCCGGGGGTGCGGCTCACCGCCACGCGGATCACGCCCTCCGGCCCGCGCGAGAACTGGATCCCGTTCCGGGACACCACCTTCTCGGCCATCCAGATCGACGTGACCGACCGCGAGGCGTACGAGCCGGCCTACACGGCGCTGGTGCTGCTCACCGAGATCAAGCGCGCGCACCCGGAGTTCCGGATCACCAACGCCGGCTTCACGCAGATGATCGGCTCGCGGTGGGCGCG
- a CDS encoding GNAT family N-acetyltransferase, with protein sequence MAETFRPATWDEVDDVARLEAHSFPSTTRGHEWWEDFVVGGPHGGLEALWVAEERRRIVGACQLLWLRQWIGGVPIRVMGLGSVAIAPTHRRRGLATRMLIAGFEHARERGDVASALFPFRASYYESLGYGLSGEAHQYQIPPGVLPDVKEERLRVHLVESEAEFAAMRAVYDAGAQLQTGQLERSERSWRKVWEGDDRASVVYWGEGGEPEGYAIVRYRADLPLTERFLEVEERMWLTLGAQQGIYAWLSSLGDQWRELVYRAHPEEGFGDRLSEPRLPLLSAPGWGLWFPSATLLRGPMFRLLAVPEALEQRTLVNGHDLSVALEVEDDQIPENRGPWHLRLEDGRIHVEPLAGQAVDATVALAVDTLSRIYIGALAPWQAVAGGLATIDRQETVRVLDAALHLPRPWTFDRF encoded by the coding sequence TTGGCCGAAACGTTTCGCCCGGCGACGTGGGACGAGGTGGACGACGTGGCGCGCCTGGAGGCGCACAGTTTCCCGTCCACCACCCGCGGGCACGAGTGGTGGGAGGACTTCGTGGTGGGCGGCCCCCACGGCGGGCTGGAGGCGCTCTGGGTGGCGGAGGAGAGGCGCCGCATCGTGGGGGCGTGCCAGCTCCTCTGGCTGCGGCAGTGGATCGGCGGCGTGCCCATCCGGGTCATGGGGCTGGGCTCGGTGGCGATCGCGCCCACGCACCGCCGGCGCGGCCTGGCCACCCGCATGCTGATCGCCGGGTTCGAGCACGCCCGGGAGCGCGGGGACGTGGCCTCCGCGCTCTTCCCCTTCCGGGCCTCGTACTACGAGTCGCTGGGGTACGGGCTGTCCGGCGAGGCCCACCAGTACCAGATCCCCCCCGGCGTCCTGCCGGACGTGAAGGAGGAGCGGCTCCGGGTGCACCTGGTGGAGTCGGAGGCGGAGTTCGCGGCCATGCGCGCCGTGTACGACGCGGGGGCGCAGCTGCAGACCGGGCAGCTGGAGCGGTCGGAGCGGTCGTGGCGCAAGGTGTGGGAGGGGGACGACCGCGCCTCGGTCGTGTACTGGGGGGAGGGCGGCGAGCCGGAGGGGTACGCCATCGTCCGCTACCGCGCCGACCTCCCGCTCACCGAGCGCTTCCTGGAGGTGGAGGAGCGGATGTGGCTCACCCTGGGCGCGCAGCAGGGGATCTACGCCTGGCTCTCCTCGCTGGGCGACCAGTGGCGCGAGCTGGTGTACCGCGCGCACCCGGAGGAAGGGTTCGGCGACCGGCTGAGCGAGCCGCGGCTCCCGCTCCTGAGCGCGCCCGGGTGGGGGCTCTGGTTCCCCTCCGCCACCCTCCTGCGCGGGCCCATGTTCCGCCTCCTGGCCGTCCCCGAGGCGCTGGAGCAGCGCACCCTCGTGAACGGCCACGACCTTTCCGTGGCGCTGGAGGTGGAGGACGACCAGATCCCGGAGAACCGCGGGCCCTGGCACCTCCGCCTGGAGGACGGGCGGATCCACGTGGAGCCGCTGGCGGGGCAGGCGGTGGACGCGACGGTCGCGCTCGCCGTGGACACCCTGTCCCGCATCTACATCGGCGCGCTGGCGCCCTGGCAGGCGGTGGCCGGGGGGCTGGCCACCATCGACCGGCAGGAGACCGTCCGCGTGCTGGACGCGGCGCTGCACCTGCCGCGCCCTTGGACCTTCGACCGCTTCTGA